Proteins encoded in a region of the Paenibacillus wynnii genome:
- the ilvN gene encoding acetolactate synthase small subunit — translation MVMKHTIAVLVNDQPGVLQRVSGLFGRRGFNIESITVGQSEEVGLSRMVIVTLGDQNTLEQIEKQLYKLIDVIKVVDLGSKPMVARELALIKVKSEPAERPEIMGVVETFRASVVDIGSTSMLVQVVGDTQKIDAMIELLKPYGIKELSRTGVTAMIRGNA, via the coding sequence ATAGTGATGAAACATACGATTGCCGTTCTGGTAAATGACCAGCCAGGTGTATTGCAAAGGGTGTCTGGACTGTTTGGACGCCGAGGGTTTAATATTGAGAGTATCACAGTAGGGCAGTCTGAAGAGGTTGGACTGTCCAGGATGGTCATTGTGACTCTTGGAGACCAAAATACCTTAGAACAAATAGAGAAACAGCTCTATAAGCTGATCGATGTCATTAAGGTAGTTGATTTAGGCTCCAAGCCAATGGTTGCCCGCGAATTAGCACTTATTAAAGTGAAATCCGAACCTGCAGAGCGTCCAGAAATTATGGGTGTTGTTGAAACCTTCCGCGCCTCGGTTGTCGATATTGGAAGCACCAGCATGCTGGTTCAGGTAGTAGGAGATACACAAAAGATTGATGCTATGATTGAGCTCTTGAAGCCTTACGGTATTAAGGAACTGTCACGTACGGGTGTTACAGCGATGATTCGTGGCAATGCATAA
- a CDS encoding ABC transporter ATP-binding protein — protein MSAAAPVVELKQITKRFPGIIANDSISLTLQKGEIHALLGENGAGKSTLMNIVFGLYQPDEGSIEIDGKPVIIDNPNKAIELGIGMVHQHFKLVEPFTVTENIVLGMEPKKGLKIDYKSASEQVRKLSEQYGLKVDPNAKIHDISVGMQQRVEIMKTLYRGADILIFDEPTAVLTPQEIIELMAIMKRLVAEGKSIILITHKLKEIMQISDRVTIIRRGKVIDTVQTSNTNPNELAEKMVGRGVTFKVEKADPHVGQTVLKLNDVSSKNKDGISVLNGLSFEVKAGEILGIAGVDGNGQSELLQAITGLRKIDSGSITMTGKEIANLSPREIIEMNVSHIPEDRHKHGLVLDFTVSENMVLETYYKSPYNKNGFLNKEIINKHAEDLVKEFDVRTPSIENMARSLSGGNQQKAIIAREIDKNPTLLIAAQPTRGLDVGAIEFVQKQLIAQRDQGKAVLLISFELDEIMNVSDRIAVIYEGQIVGEVYPQDTNDQELGLMMAGSLKRGGNANAKV, from the coding sequence ATGAGTGCTGCGGCTCCAGTCGTAGAGTTGAAGCAAATCACAAAGCGCTTTCCCGGTATTATTGCCAACGACTCCATAAGTCTGACCTTGCAGAAGGGCGAGATTCATGCGCTGCTTGGTGAAAACGGAGCAGGCAAATCGACCTTGATGAATATTGTATTCGGTCTCTATCAGCCCGACGAAGGTAGCATCGAAATCGATGGGAAACCAGTAATAATTGATAACCCAAATAAGGCCATTGAACTTGGTATAGGTATGGTTCACCAGCATTTCAAGCTTGTAGAGCCGTTTACGGTTACTGAAAATATCGTCCTTGGGATGGAACCGAAGAAAGGTCTTAAAATCGACTACAAATCCGCTTCAGAACAGGTTCGCAAGCTATCCGAGCAGTATGGCCTTAAAGTGGATCCGAATGCCAAAATCCATGATATCTCTGTAGGCATGCAGCAACGTGTAGAAATTATGAAGACACTGTATCGAGGAGCGGATATTCTCATATTCGACGAACCCACCGCCGTGCTTACACCGCAAGAAATTATTGAGCTAATGGCCATTATGAAGCGGCTGGTTGCAGAGGGTAAATCCATTATTTTGATTACGCATAAACTTAAAGAAATCATGCAAATATCCGATCGGGTTACCATTATTCGTCGAGGTAAAGTGATTGATACTGTGCAAACATCCAATACAAATCCGAATGAACTGGCTGAAAAGATGGTTGGACGCGGTGTGACGTTCAAAGTGGAAAAAGCGGATCCGCATGTTGGACAAACTGTCCTCAAGCTGAATGATGTCAGCAGTAAGAATAAAGACGGCATTTCAGTGCTGAACGGACTCAGCTTCGAAGTGAAAGCTGGAGAGATACTAGGGATTGCCGGCGTAGATGGGAACGGACAGAGTGAGTTGCTTCAAGCGATTACAGGTCTGCGCAAAATTGATTCCGGTTCCATAACCATGACCGGCAAGGAAATTGCAAATCTCTCCCCGCGTGAAATTATTGAGATGAACGTCTCTCATATTCCTGAAGACCGCCATAAACATGGTCTTGTACTTGATTTTACTGTAAGTGAGAACATGGTGTTGGAAACTTATTATAAGAGCCCTTACAATAAGAATGGCTTCTTGAATAAGGAAATTATTAATAAGCATGCCGAAGATCTGGTTAAAGAGTTCGATGTGCGTACACCATCTATTGAGAACATGGCACGTTCGTTGTCCGGCGGTAATCAGCAAAAGGCGATTATTGCTCGGGAAATAGACAAAAATCCAACCTTGCTGATCGCTGCACAGCCTACACGAGGACTTGATGTAGGAGCGATTGAATTCGTTCAGAAGCAATTGATTGCTCAGCGTGACCAAGGCAAGGCCGTGCTTCTGATTTCGTTCGAATTGGATGAAATAATGAATGTATCGGATAGAATAGCTGTTATTTACGAAGGACAAATTGTTGGCGAGGTATACCCTCAGGATACGAATGATCAGGAGCTTGGGCTAATGATGGCAGGCAGCTTGAAGCGGGGAGGTAACGCAAATGCAAAGGTTTAA
- the ilvB gene encoding biosynthetic-type acetolactate synthase large subunit: MSAQIPEVQSVEELLEKWKQPEVITGSEILLRSLVLEGVDTVFGYPGGAVLYIYDALHNFKEFKHILTRHEQGAIHAADGYARASGKAGVCIATSGPGATNLVTGIATAFMDSVPLVVITGNVFSSLIGTDAFQEADITGITMPITKHSYLVRDVEDLPRVIHEAFHIANTGRKGPVLIDIPKDVSAAKTLFAPVNTVNLRGYNPRLVPNKLQLEKLVRAIAVAERPVIIAGGGVIYSGAHEAMYEFVKRTQIPITTTLLGLGAVPSADDLWMGMPGMHGTYTANNAIQECDLLINIGARFDDRVTGKLNGFAPKAKIVHIDIDPAEIGKNVKPDIPIVGDVKTVLEMLNPDVSRTAKADAWRTQIAQWKMDKPLRYNDSESELKPQWVIEMINETTKGEAIVTTDVGQHQMWAAQYYKFNHPRSWITSGGLGTMGFGFPAAIGAQMAYPERLVVSINGDGGMQMCSQELAICAINNIPVKIVVINNEVLGMVRQWQTLIYNKRYSYTDLAGSPDFVKLAEAYGVKGLRATNKEEASAAWKEALETPGPVLVEFLVPKNENVYPMVVQGATIDQMLMGDEE; encoded by the coding sequence ATGAGCGCACAAATACCAGAAGTACAGTCGGTAGAAGAACTGCTTGAGAAATGGAAGCAGCCTGAAGTCATAACCGGGTCGGAGATTTTACTTCGCAGTCTTGTACTGGAAGGCGTGGATACTGTATTCGGTTATCCGGGCGGAGCTGTACTCTATATCTATGATGCTTTGCACAACTTTAAGGAATTCAAGCACATCCTTACACGCCATGAGCAAGGTGCTATTCATGCGGCTGATGGTTACGCGAGAGCAAGCGGTAAAGCGGGTGTCTGTATAGCGACCTCAGGTCCTGGGGCAACGAACTTGGTAACAGGAATTGCTACAGCATTTATGGACTCTGTACCTCTTGTAGTGATTACAGGAAATGTATTCTCCAGCTTGATTGGAACCGATGCTTTTCAGGAAGCGGATATTACGGGAATAACGATGCCGATCACTAAGCATAGCTATCTTGTTCGAGATGTAGAGGATCTGCCTCGTGTGATCCATGAAGCGTTCCATATTGCGAATACAGGGCGCAAGGGTCCGGTGCTTATCGATATTCCAAAGGATGTATCGGCAGCGAAGACTTTGTTCGCACCTGTGAATACTGTTAATCTTCGTGGATATAATCCTCGGTTGGTTCCTAATAAACTTCAGCTTGAGAAGCTGGTTCGCGCTATCGCGGTTGCGGAACGCCCTGTTATCATTGCAGGAGGCGGAGTTATCTACTCTGGTGCCCATGAAGCTATGTACGAATTCGTGAAGCGGACACAGATTCCGATTACAACAACTTTGTTGGGTCTGGGAGCCGTTCCAAGTGCCGATGATCTGTGGATGGGTATGCCGGGCATGCACGGCACATATACAGCCAATAATGCTATTCAAGAGTGTGATTTGCTCATTAATATCGGTGCTCGGTTTGATGACCGTGTTACCGGCAAACTTAATGGTTTCGCACCAAAGGCTAAGATTGTTCATATCGACATAGACCCGGCGGAGATCGGCAAGAACGTAAAACCCGACATTCCGATTGTTGGAGATGTAAAGACCGTACTTGAGATGCTGAACCCTGATGTTAGCCGTACAGCTAAGGCCGATGCATGGAGAACTCAAATTGCTCAGTGGAAGATGGACAAACCTCTTCGTTATAATGATTCGGAGTCAGAGCTTAAGCCGCAATGGGTTATTGAAATGATCAATGAGACGACAAAAGGTGAGGCCATTGTTACTACGGATGTAGGGCAGCATCAAATGTGGGCGGCACAATATTACAAATTTAATCACCCGCGTTCATGGATTACCTCTGGCGGACTGGGAACGATGGGTTTTGGATTCCCGGCAGCGATCGGAGCACAAATGGCCTATCCTGAACGGTTGGTAGTATCCATTAATGGTGATGGCGGAATGCAAATGTGTTCCCAAGAGTTAGCTATTTGCGCCATTAACAACATACCGGTTAAGATCGTAGTTATTAACAATGAAGTGCTCGGTATGGTTCGTCAGTGGCAAACTTTGATTTATAACAAACGGTACAGCTATACAGATTTGGCAGGAAGCCCGGATTTTGTAAAGCTCGCCGAAGCATACGGGGTAAAAGGCTTACGTGCAACGAACAAAGAAGAAGCAAGTGCGGCTTGGAAGGAAGCTTTGGAAACACCGGGTCCAGTATTGGTAGAGTTCCTTGTTCCTAAAAACGAGAACGTCTACCCGATGGTCGTACAAGGCGCAACCATCGATCAAATGCTGATGGGGGATGAAGAATAG
- a CDS encoding GNAT family N-acetyltransferase — MIRYRRPKQDDTVIIGLIETQLVPLSHMPESVLNQIKKEMPRRLAHGVTLVACPDYDSDPLGFVHYMLHGDLLYIDMLAIAPNAQRKRWGNMLMDRAERFALSRGCKRAKVAVDAGNAVGLSFYQKMDYSIARYLTQSFCYELEKRLS; from the coding sequence ATGATTCGTTACCGTAGACCCAAGCAGGATGATACCGTGATTATTGGGTTAATTGAAACCCAGCTTGTACCCTTATCTCATATGCCTGAAAGCGTACTAAATCAGATAAAAAAAGAAATGCCACGACGTCTGGCACACGGAGTAACCCTGGTGGCTTGTCCTGATTATGATAGCGATCCCCTGGGATTCGTTCATTACATGCTGCACGGGGATTTACTGTACATCGATATGCTGGCCATAGCACCCAACGCCCAGCGCAAACGTTGGGGAAATATGCTGATGGACCGTGCAGAGCGGTTTGCACTTTCTCGTGGGTGCAAGAGGGCCAAGGTAGCCGTGGACGCCGGTAATGCCGTGGGTCTTTCCTTTTATCAAAAGATGGATTACAGCATAGCACGCTATCTGACACAAAGCTTTTGCTATGAACTAGAAAAACGGCTCTCGTAA
- the ilvC gene encoding ketol-acid reductoisomerase, translating to MAVTTYYEQDAELSVLKGKTIAVIGYGSQGHAQAQNLRDSGLQVVIGLREGKSFETAQNDGFEVLPVAEAVSRADVVQILLPDETQASVYKNDIEPNLKKGAALMFSHGFNVHFGQIVAPKDADVLLVAPKSPGHMVRRTYVEGFGVPGLIAIEQDATGKAKEVGLAYAKGIGCTRAGVIETSFREETETDLFGEQAVLCGGVSELIKAGFETLTEAGYAPEMAYFECLHELKLIVDMIYEGGLASMRDSISNTAEYGDYVTGPRIVTADTKKAMKAVLTDIQQGKFARDFILENQSGRAFLTATRRNEANHPVEVVGAQLREMMHWIKK from the coding sequence ATGGCAGTGACAACGTACTATGAACAGGATGCAGAACTTAGCGTATTGAAAGGCAAGACAATTGCGGTAATCGGTTACGGAAGCCAAGGCCATGCCCAAGCTCAAAATCTACGTGACAGCGGTTTGCAGGTAGTTATCGGTTTGCGTGAAGGTAAGTCTTTTGAAACCGCTCAAAATGACGGATTTGAAGTACTTCCAGTAGCAGAAGCGGTATCTCGTGCAGATGTAGTACAAATTCTCTTGCCGGATGAAACACAGGCATCTGTATATAAGAATGATATCGAACCGAATCTTAAAAAAGGTGCGGCTCTGATGTTCTCCCACGGGTTTAACGTACACTTTGGACAAATTGTTGCTCCTAAAGATGCGGATGTATTGCTTGTAGCACCAAAATCACCAGGCCACATGGTTCGTCGTACTTATGTAGAAGGCTTTGGCGTTCCTGGACTCATTGCTATTGAACAAGATGCAACTGGCAAAGCAAAAGAAGTAGGCCTAGCCTATGCAAAAGGAATCGGATGTACTCGTGCCGGAGTCATCGAAACTTCTTTCCGTGAAGAAACAGAAACAGACCTGTTCGGTGAGCAAGCTGTATTGTGCGGCGGTGTATCTGAACTGATCAAAGCAGGTTTTGAAACATTGACAGAAGCTGGATATGCTCCTGAAATGGCCTACTTTGAATGTCTGCATGAGTTGAAACTGATCGTTGACATGATTTACGAAGGCGGATTGGCATCTATGCGCGATTCCATCAGTAACACAGCTGAATACGGTGACTATGTAACAGGACCGCGTATCGTAACTGCAGATACGAAAAAAGCAATGAAAGCTGTACTTACCGATATTCAACAAGGTAAATTTGCTCGCGATTTCATCTTGGAGAACCAATCAGGCCGTGCATTCCTGACGGCTACCCGTCGCAACGAAGCAAATCACCCTGTAGAGGTTGTTGGAGCTCAACTTCGTGAAATGATGCATTGGATCAAGAAATAA
- a CDS encoding BMP family lipoprotein, whose amino-acid sequence MKKAFKLSLVMLLAMTVILAGCGKNDNNSGAKSDVKVGMVTDVGGVNDKSFNQSAWEALEALKKEAGIEVKYLQSKSNADYQPNLNQFIKDGYNLTWAIGFDLGDALGKVAEQNPDANLAIIDSVVDKANVQSVTFSENEGSFLVGVVAGLTTKTNKVAFIGGMESPVIKRFEVGFTAGVKAVNPDAKVTNTYAGAYDKPDIGKSMATTLYDAGNDIIFPAAGATGNGVFNEATSRNKAGGEKVWVIGVDKDQSLEFGDEVTLTSMVKRVDEAVKMVSQQVIDGKFEGGKVTVLGLKENGVGLPETSKANVSAEILAKVEDFKKQIIDGTVTVPAE is encoded by the coding sequence ATGAAAAAAGCTTTCAAACTATCGCTCGTTATGTTGCTTGCAATGACAGTCATTTTGGCTGGTTGCGGCAAGAACGACAACAATTCTGGTGCTAAATCCGATGTTAAAGTCGGTATGGTAACAGACGTAGGCGGAGTAAACGACAAATCCTTTAACCAATCTGCTTGGGAAGCACTGGAAGCTCTTAAGAAAGAGGCGGGTATTGAAGTTAAATATTTGCAAAGTAAGTCCAACGCTGATTATCAGCCTAACCTTAACCAATTCATTAAAGATGGCTACAATCTAACTTGGGCTATCGGTTTTGACCTTGGGGATGCACTTGGTAAAGTGGCTGAACAGAACCCGGATGCTAACTTAGCAATCATTGACAGTGTAGTGGATAAAGCTAACGTTCAGTCCGTTACGTTCTCCGAGAACGAAGGATCCTTCTTGGTTGGTGTTGTTGCAGGTCTTACAACTAAAACTAACAAAGTAGCCTTTATTGGTGGTATGGAAAGCCCAGTTATTAAACGTTTTGAAGTGGGCTTCACAGCCGGAGTCAAAGCTGTTAATCCTGACGCTAAAGTAACCAATACTTATGCAGGCGCTTATGACAAACCGGATATCGGTAAATCCATGGCTACTACTTTGTATGATGCTGGTAATGACATCATTTTCCCTGCTGCTGGCGCAACTGGCAACGGTGTGTTTAATGAAGCTACTTCCCGTAACAAAGCCGGTGGTGAAAAAGTATGGGTTATCGGCGTTGATAAAGACCAATCTCTTGAGTTTGGCGACGAAGTCACTTTGACTTCCATGGTTAAACGTGTTGACGAAGCTGTTAAAATGGTTTCCCAACAAGTAATCGATGGTAAGTTCGAAGGCGGCAAAGTAACTGTTCTTGGATTGAAAGAGAACGGAGTAGGTCTTCCTGAAACATCTAAGGCTAATGTTAGTGCAGAAATTCTGGCTAAAGTTGAAGACTTCAAAAAACAAATTATCGACGGAACGGTTACTGTTCCAGCCGAGTAA
- a CDS encoding ABC transporter permease, which translates to MDVLTMLGQLLNTTLVFSTALIFAALGGIFSERSGVVNIGLEGLMMFGAFAAAVGGYYAQDAGFGAWAPWVGVICAIVVGALGSLIHAVASITFKADQTISGTVINFLAAGSTLYMVKLLFEGSGETPLLAGFSKYKVPLLSDIPIIGEGIFSSYPTTYLAIVLVIVIYYVLFKTPFGLRLRAVGEHPSAADTLGVNVNKMRYIGVILSGMLAGIGGATITLTTTSTFAHNTISGQGFIAIAAMIFGKWNPVGAFGAAVFFGFSQAIRNYVQLFEWSKNIPQEFIFMIPYVLTIIVLVSAVGRSSAPKALGQPYDPSKR; encoded by the coding sequence ATGGATGTGCTGACGATGCTAGGTCAATTGCTAAATACGACACTTGTATTTTCCACAGCGCTCATTTTTGCCGCACTTGGCGGCATCTTCTCAGAACGCTCCGGTGTAGTGAATATTGGACTTGAGGGCTTAATGATGTTTGGTGCATTTGCTGCTGCAGTAGGCGGTTACTACGCACAGGATGCAGGGTTTGGAGCTTGGGCTCCTTGGGTAGGTGTTATATGTGCTATTGTTGTAGGCGCTCTAGGATCACTTATACATGCTGTAGCCTCTATTACATTTAAGGCCGATCAGACGATAAGTGGGACGGTTATTAACTTTTTAGCCGCCGGTAGTACCCTTTATATGGTAAAACTGCTGTTTGAAGGTTCGGGTGAAACCCCGCTTCTGGCAGGCTTCAGTAAATATAAAGTGCCGTTGCTTTCGGATATTCCAATTATCGGGGAGGGAATATTCAGCTCCTATCCCACAACTTACCTGGCTATTGTGCTGGTAATCGTCATTTATTATGTTCTGTTCAAGACTCCGTTTGGTCTGCGACTTCGTGCTGTGGGTGAACACCCGAGTGCAGCGGATACGCTTGGTGTTAATGTGAACAAAATGAGATATATCGGTGTAATTCTGAGTGGTATGCTGGCTGGTATTGGCGGAGCGACGATTACACTTACGACTACAAGTACCTTTGCTCACAACACCATCTCCGGCCAAGGCTTTATTGCTATAGCAGCGATGATTTTTGGTAAATGGAATCCTGTAGGTGCCTTTGGCGCAGCCGTATTCTTTGGATTCTCGCAAGCCATTCGTAACTATGTTCAATTGTTTGAGTGGTCGAAGAATATTCCTCAGGAATTTATTTTCATGATTCCGTATGTGTTGACCATTATTGTATTGGTAAGCGCAGTGGGCCGATCCTCTGCACCTAAAGCTTTGGGTCAGCCTTACGATCCAAGCAAACGATAG
- a CDS encoding 2-isopropylmalate synthase produces the protein MRKIYVFDTTLRDGEQSPGVNLNTREKVEIAYQLEKLGIDRMEAGFPAASPGDLAAVNAVARAVKNVTVIGLSRSRETDIDAVKEALQGAQDPCIHIFLATSPIHRLHKLRMSKTQVLETAQSAIRYAKKHFSKLEFSLEDAGRTELDFMAEVVEMAIREGANVVNIPDTVGYLNPSEYGAIFKYLKENVPDIERVQLSAHCHNDLGMATANTLAAIQNGADQIEGTINGIGERAGNTAIEEIAMALETRSEFFGAKTSLLLSEISRTSRLVSKLTGMVVPGNKAIVGANAFAHESGIHQDGMLKEKTTYEIMTPETIGLKESKLVLGKHSGRHAFRDKLNDLGYDLPEAELNATFAKFKDLADKKKEVSDEDILALIEEKWIDTPEIFSLKTIYVTYGNEATPNAKVIISGPDEQLITAIAEGNGSVDAIYNAIDRATGEEVTLGDYSIKSVSRGKDAQGEVHVVLTQGDVAAQGRGLSTDILEASARAYLNALNKLLEKRRTFTKRDHASL, from the coding sequence ATGCGGAAAATATATGTTTTCGATACGACGCTTCGTGACGGAGAGCAGTCGCCGGGTGTGAACTTGAATACGCGTGAGAAAGTAGAGATTGCCTACCAGTTGGAGAAACTGGGGATTGACCGCATGGAGGCAGGATTCCCTGCAGCTTCACCAGGTGACCTGGCTGCTGTGAATGCGGTAGCCAGAGCCGTCAAGAACGTGACAGTCATTGGCCTCTCTCGTTCACGCGAGACTGACATTGATGCGGTTAAGGAGGCTCTGCAGGGAGCTCAAGACCCTTGCATTCATATTTTTCTGGCCACCTCACCCATTCATCGCTTGCATAAGCTGCGTATGAGTAAGACTCAGGTGCTGGAAACAGCCCAATCAGCCATACGCTATGCCAAAAAACATTTTTCCAAGCTTGAGTTTTCATTGGAAGATGCGGGGCGTACGGAGCTTGATTTTATGGCTGAAGTCGTTGAAATGGCAATTCGTGAGGGTGCGAATGTGGTCAATATCCCGGATACTGTAGGCTATTTGAATCCTTCGGAATACGGAGCGATCTTCAAATACCTTAAGGAAAATGTGCCGGATATTGAACGAGTTCAACTTAGCGCCCACTGTCATAATGACCTAGGGATGGCAACGGCTAATACGCTCGCCGCGATTCAGAACGGAGCGGATCAAATCGAAGGAACCATCAACGGAATCGGTGAAAGAGCCGGTAACACAGCTATTGAAGAGATAGCGATGGCTCTGGAAACACGCAGCGAATTTTTCGGTGCGAAGACCTCCCTGCTGCTCTCGGAAATTTCCCGTACCAGCCGTCTCGTGAGTAAGTTGACGGGTATGGTAGTTCCGGGGAACAAGGCAATCGTTGGTGCCAATGCATTTGCCCATGAATCCGGTATCCATCAGGATGGGATGTTGAAGGAGAAAACAACCTACGAAATCATGACGCCGGAAACGATTGGTCTTAAGGAGAGTAAGCTGGTTCTAGGCAAACATTCGGGCCGCCATGCTTTTAGGGATAAGCTGAACGATCTGGGATATGATCTACCGGAAGCAGAGCTAAATGCTACCTTTGCCAAATTCAAGGATTTAGCGGATAAGAAGAAAGAGGTATCTGATGAAGATATCCTGGCGTTAATTGAAGAGAAATGGATTGATACACCGGAAATTTTTAGTCTGAAGACGATTTACGTTACTTACGGCAATGAAGCTACTCCTAATGCAAAGGTTATTATTAGCGGTCCTGATGAACAACTGATCACAGCTATAGCAGAGGGCAACGGCTCCGTTGATGCCATATATAATGCTATTGATAGGGCAACAGGAGAGGAAGTCACCCTGGGTGATTATTCCATCAAATCCGTAAGCCGGGGTAAAGATGCACAGGGTGAAGTTCATGTTGTTCTCACACAGGGTGATGTTGCCGCGCAGGGTCGAGGTTTAAGCACGGATATTCTCGAAGCAAGTGCCAGAGCCTATCTTAATGCACTTAATAAACTTTTGGAAAAACGGCGGACGTTCACGAAACGTGACCATGCGAGTCTGTAA
- a CDS encoding ABC transporter permease, which yields MQRFKKIFATDIYIVPLVAILLGFLVGAIVMIVGGYNPIEAYSALFRRVFGSPYDFGEAIREMTPLMLTGLAVAFAFRSGLFNIGADGQVIIGMTAASVIGIKFAGLPMFILVPLAVIAAGLFGGLYAGIAGYLKAKRGINEVITTIMLNWIALFLSNYIVRTFLLLPGQNRSEDIPASLSMTFLNSLFDNARLHWGTFIALGAATFFYIFLWKTKQGYEMRAVGLNPHAAEYAGMNVGRNVVKAMFISGVFAGLAGAGEVLGVFHYQSIFASSPGYGFDGIAVALLGLTHPLGVILAAILYGTLTYGSAGMSFGADVPPELIRIVIGSIIFFIAAQGIVRWVLKPFYFKRKKEKVL from the coding sequence ATGCAAAGGTTTAAAAAAATATTTGCGACTGACATCTATATTGTACCTCTTGTTGCCATTTTGCTGGGCTTTCTAGTTGGAGCTATAGTTATGATCGTCGGCGGCTATAACCCCATTGAAGCGTATTCTGCATTGTTCAGACGGGTCTTCGGTAGTCCATACGATTTCGGTGAAGCCATTCGTGAAATGACTCCGTTGATGCTAACAGGTCTGGCAGTTGCCTTTGCGTTCCGGTCAGGTTTATTTAATATTGGTGCTGACGGCCAAGTAATTATAGGTATGACGGCGGCTAGTGTGATAGGAATCAAGTTCGCTGGTCTGCCAATGTTCATCCTTGTTCCGCTTGCGGTTATAGCTGCAGGGCTGTTTGGCGGGCTTTATGCTGGAATAGCAGGCTATTTGAAGGCCAAGCGGGGAATAAATGAAGTTATTACAACGATCATGTTGAATTGGATTGCCTTGTTCTTGTCCAATTATATTGTTAGAACATTTTTGCTGCTTCCGGGTCAGAATCGCTCAGAGGATATTCCAGCCTCGTTGTCTATGACTTTTCTAAATTCTTTATTTGATAATGCCCGCTTGCACTGGGGAACCTTCATTGCTCTTGGGGCAGCCACTTTCTTCTATATTTTCTTATGGAAGACGAAACAAGGTTACGAAATGCGTGCTGTCGGTCTGAATCCACATGCTGCTGAGTATGCCGGGATGAACGTAGGACGGAATGTTGTGAAGGCTATGTTTATCAGTGGTGTATTTGCCGGCTTAGCGGGTGCAGGAGAAGTGCTGGGTGTATTTCACTACCAATCTATTTTCGCCTCATCACCAGGATATGGCTTTGATGGTATAGCGGTCGCATTGCTTGGATTAACACATCCGCTTGGTGTTATTCTAGCGGCCATCCTTTACGGTACCTTGACTTATGGCTCTGCGGGTATGAGCTTCGGGGCGGATGTTCCCCCTGAACTGATCCGGATCGTTATTGGATCGATTATATTCTTTATTGCTGCACAGGGAATTGTGCGATGGGTTCTTAAACCCTTTTACTTCAAGCGTAAGAAAGAGAAGGTGTTATAG
- a CDS encoding acyl-CoA thioesterase: protein MKEDKDLSETPAFKYCRESRVFKTGRVFPNDVNNHKTLFGGKLMSGIDEVASISAMRHCRANVVTASADSVDFLLPIRPTDSVCFESFVTWTGRTSIEVFVKVISEHLYTGERAVAATSFLTFVAVGEDGVPLPVPNIIPETVEEKLMNQSAEERAELRKVRRAMSKKLASQLNTSKYWEQNSPIQ, encoded by the coding sequence ATGAAGGAAGATAAAGATCTATCAGAGACTCCCGCATTTAAATATTGCCGTGAATCACGCGTGTTCAAAACCGGCCGTGTATTCCCGAATGATGTCAATAACCATAAGACTCTCTTTGGCGGAAAACTTATGAGTGGCATAGATGAAGTAGCCTCCATATCAGCCATGCGCCATTGTCGGGCTAATGTAGTTACAGCATCTGCGGACTCCGTCGACTTCCTGTTGCCGATCAGACCTACAGATTCAGTCTGCTTCGAATCCTTCGTAACCTGGACTGGACGCACCAGTATAGAGGTGTTTGTAAAAGTCATATCAGAACATTTATACACAGGGGAACGCGCTGTAGCAGCCACATCCTTCCTCACCTTTGTTGCAGTTGGTGAAGATGGAGTTCCACTGCCAGTTCCTAACATCATCCCGGAAACTGTGGAAGAAAAGCTTATGAATCAGTCAGCCGAAGAACGCGCAGAACTGCGGAAAGTAAGACGGGCCATGAGTAAAAAACTCGCCTCACAGTTGAATACTTCGAAATACTGGGAACAGAATAGTCCGATACAGTAA